The following DNA comes from bacterium.
AAAACAACTTTATGCATCTTTTAGGTAATTCAACTGGAAAAGGTGCGGGATGATTAACTCTTTTTTTACTCTCACCCGGAAAAGTCCACACACCATTTGTCCNNNNNNNNNNGATAACCAAGAACCCCAAGCCGTTCGTTTAGAAATATTTTGTTCATTCCATATAATTGTTGAATGGTAATTAAAACCAATTTTTTTAGCAATATTCAGAACATCAGCATATACGCTTTGTTGTCCACCTTTGTTTTTATCTAATGGAATGTTTAAACAAAATCGCCCATCATTTTTTAATAAATCAAATGCTTTTCTTAACCACTCTAATGTAAATTTGAGATAATTTTGATAATCAATTTTATCATCATATGAATTATATTCAAT
Coding sequences within:
- a CDS encoding site-specific DNA-methyltransferase — encoded protein: IEYNSYDDKIDYQNYLKFTLEWLRKAFDLLKNDGRFCLNIPLDKNKGGQQSVYADVLNIAKKIGFNYHSTIIWNEQNISKRTAWGSWLS